The Haloplanus natans DSM 17983 DNA segment TAGCGGAAGGCGACGGATTCGCCGTCCCGTTCGTCCGCGAGGCCGATTTCGACCCCGGAGTTGAGGAAAGCGAGTTCCCGAAGGCGGGTCGACAGCGTATCGAAGGAGAACTCCGAAGTCTCGAAGATGTCGCCGTCGGGCCAGAAACGGACGGTCGTGCCTGTTTCCTCGTCGGGGTCGAGATCACGGACGCGTTCGAAGGCGTCGAGGTCGGGTTCCCCCCGGTCGAAACGGTGGCGCCAGACGGCGCCGTTGCGTTTGATCTCGACCTCCAGGCGCTCGGAGAGGGCGTTGACGACGCTGACGCCGACGCCGTGCAGGCCGCCCGAAACCTGGTAGGATTTGTTGTCGAACTTCCCGCCAGCGTGGAGGACGGTCATGATGACCTCGACCGCCGGCCGGTCGTACTGTTCGTGCGTGTCGACGGGGATGCCGCGGCCGTTGTCGGTGACGCTCACCGAGTCGTCCTCGTGGATGGTGACCCCGATGGCGTCGCAGTAGCCCGCCAGCGCCTCGTCGATAGCGTTGTCGACGACTTCGTAGACGAGATGGTGGAGACCACGCGTGTCCGTCGATCCGATATACATCGCCGGACGCTTCCGGACTGCCTGGAGTCCCTCCAGTACCTGAATCTGCCCGGCTCCGTACTCTTGTTCGTCGGCCATAGAATCTACCCGCGGTAGACGGCCACGCTTCTTAAACGCTCGCACGCGTGCGCGCGACGAAAGATACTATTTATGCACCGAGAAATTCCGCTTCGAATTCCCCAACTTGAGTTCGCAGTTCGTCGGACACCACCGACGACAGTCACCGAACGCGGCGCCAAACGGGGCGCCGTCCCGCTCGCGCGCGCGTCGCTCCCCTTTCACTTTCACCACGCTGGCGGTGGCCTTTTAAACGTCGTGGCGGTAGAGGGGCCCACGAATGACATCGTTCCAGTCGACGCTCGGCGAGGAGGGGGGCATCGCCGAGGAGCTGGCCGAGAACCAGCGGGCCATCTCCATCGCCGAGTTCTTCGAGAAGAACAAACACATGCTCGGCTTCGACTCCGGGGCCAGAGGGTTGGTGACCGCCGTCAAGGAGGCAGTCGACAACGCCCTCGACGCCACGGAGGAAGCCGGTATCGCCCCCGACATCTACGTCGAAATCGCCGAAGCGGGCGACTACTACAGACTGATCGTCGAGGACAACGGGCCGGGAATCACGAAAGAGCAAGTCCCAAAGGTGTTCGGGAAACTGCTGTACGGCTCCCGGTTTCACAAGCGGGTTCAAAAACGTGGCCAGCAGGGCATCGGCATCTCCGCGGCCGTCCTCTACTCCCAACTCACCTCCGGGAAACCCGCCAAGATCACCAGCCGAACCCAGGGGAGCGCCGACGCCCAGTACTTCGAGCTGGTCGTCGACACCGACGACAACGAACCCGAGGTCAGGGCGGAGAAAACGACTTCGTGGGACCGCCCGCACGGCACCCGGATCGAGTTGGAGATGGAGGCGAACATGCGGGCGCGCAACCAGCTTCACGACTACATCAAACACACCGCGGTCGTCAACCCCCACGCCCGCGTCGAACTCCGGGAACCGGGGCTCGACGAACCGCTGAAGTTCGAGCGCGGCACCGACCAGTTGCCGGCCGAGACGGAGGAGATTCGCCCCCATCCCCACGGCGTCGAACTCGGGACGCTCCTGAAGATGCTGACGGCGACGGAGTCGTATTCCGTGTCGGGCTTTCTCCAGGGCGAGTTCACCCGCGTCGGCGGGAAGACGGCGACGAAGGTGTGTGATCGTTTCCGCGACGAACATTTCGGGCGCGAGATGGCGTGGACGACGCCCTCGCCGGCCGACGAGGCGGACGTGGAAGACGCCGTCCTCGACGCCGTCGCCAACAAGAGCGCCGAGGCGACGGCGTGGTTCGCCGACCGCGTAGCGGAGACGGTCGGCGACCGGGAGCGACTCGCCCACCACGAACTCGTCGGCGTCGTCTCCAACCTCGCAGACGCCGTCGAGGAGGAGTTCGACGAGACGTTCGGCGAGACGGTACGGGAGAACGCCGTCGACGCGGCGTGGGCGGAACTCACCGGCCCGGACCTGCTGCGGGCCTCGCTGTACGAACGGGTCGACGACGCGACGAGCACGCAGAAAGACGACGCCACGGTGCAGGGCCTAGCCGACCGCCTCGCCGATAAGTTCGCCGGGGCCGACGATCCACGCCACCGGGCGACGCGGGACGAACTCGCCGCCTACGTGGACCGCTCCGCGGACCGGATCGAGGACGCCGCGGACGCGACGGTCGGCGAGACGGCCCGCGGGAACGTCACCGATGCGATCTGGGGCCACATGCGAACGGTCCCGGATGATCCGCCCCGGGTACGGGCGATCGCCGACGACCGCGACACCGCCTCCGAGTTACTGGAGGCGATGCGCGGGACGGACATCCTCGCCCCGCCGACGGACTGCCTGTCGCCGATCACGGCCGACCTCGTCGAGGCGGGACTGAGAAAGGAGTTCGAGGCGGATTTCTTCGCGGCGTCGACCCGCGACGCCGAGGTTCACGGCGGCGACCCCTTCATCGTCGAGGCGGGCATCGCCTACGGCGGCGATCTCGAACACGAGGGCTCGGTCGACGTGATGCGCTTTGCCAACCGCGTCCCCCTCGTCTACCAGCGGGGGGCGTGTGCCATCACCGACGTGGTGAAAGGGATCGGCTGGCGCAACTACGGGCTGGATCAGCCGGGAGGGAGCGGTCTCCCCTCCGGCCCCGCGGTAATCATGGTCCACGTCGCCTCGACGAACGTCCCCTTCACCAGCGAGTCGAAAGACGCCGTGGCGAACGTCCCCGAAATCGAGGACGAGGTCGAACTCGCCATCCGGGAGGCCGCGAGGGAACTGAAATCCTACCTCAACCGACGGCGGTCGCTGGAGAAACGCCGGAAGAAACAGGACGTACTGGGGCGCATCCTCCCCGAGATGGCCGACAAACTCGCCGCGGTGACGGGGCGGGAGCGGCCGAACATCGACGGGGCGCTCGGGCGCATCATGAACAACGTCATGGTCGAACGGTCCGTCGAGGATGGGACGGTGACGCTCGCGGTTCGGAACCACTCCGATCGAGCGGAGACGCTGGACCTGACCGACATCGTCAGCACGGAGCCGGCGACGGTGAGCGACGGCGCGTCGGTCGTCGACATGGACGGCGAGTGGTTCGTACAGTGGTCCCCGTCGGTGTCGGCGGGCGAGACGGCGACACTCACCTACGAGGTGAGCGAGGAGACGACCTTCGACGTCGATGTCGGGGGCGTCGAAAGCGAGAAACTCACGGTGAACGCATGAGCACACAGGACGAACGCGCACGACAGCAGTTGATCGACCTCGCGGCGGAGTTCTACGACCAGTTCGCCCGCGGGGAGGTGCCGGAGATGACCCTTCCCACGCGAACCAAAAGCAACATCGAGTACGACGAGGAGAGCGGCGTGTGGGTGTACGGCGACCGCACCTCCACGCGGTCGGCCAACTCCGTCCGCGGCGCCCGGAAGCTACTCAAAGCGACCTACACCATCGACTTCCTCGCCCGCCAGTTGGAGGAGGGTCGATCCTCCACGCTCCGTGAACTCTACTATCTCTCCGAATCGTGGGACGCAGAGGAGGCCGCCTTCTCGGATCAGGACGAGTCCAACCAGCTTATCGAGGACCTCGAAATCGTCTCGGAGGTGACTCGCGAGGACTTCCATATGCGCCCGGAGGAGTCGGGCGCGACGCTGATGGGCTCCCTCGAACTCCGCGAACAGACCCGCCGGGGCGAGCGCGAGATTCACTGCCAGAAAGACGTGGGCGAGGGTGGCTACCAGATTCCCAACAACCCCGACACCATCGACTTTCTGGATCACGACATCGACTTCATCCTCTGTGTCGAGACGGGCGGGATGCGTGACCGCCTCGTCGAGAACGGCTTCGATACGGACTACGACGCCCTGATCGTCCACCTCAAAGGCCAGCCGGCGCGGGCGACCCGCCGGATCACCAAACGGCTCCACGACGAACTCGACCTGCCCGTCGTGGTCTTCACCGACGGCGACCCGTGGTCCTACCGCATCTACGGCTCCGTCGCCTACGGCTCGATCAAGAGCGCGCACCTCTCGCAGTATCTCGCGACGCCCGAGGCACGCTTCGTCGGCATCCAGCCCGAGGACATCGTCGAGTACGACCTGCCCACCGATCCGCTGGCCGATTCGGACGTGAACGCCCTCGAATCCGAACTGGAGGACCCGCGCTTCATGACCGACTACTGGGAGGAACAGATCGAACTCCAACTCGACATCGGCAAGAAGGCCGAACAGCAGGCCCTCGCCTCCCGCGGCCTCGATTTCGTCACCGACGAGTACCTCCCGACGCGGCTGGGCGAGATGGGCGTGCTGTAGCCTCGCTCACACTTATTTCCTTCGGGGACGTATCGGGTGTATGAACTTCGACACCGACCTCGGCCGCTTGCGCCACTTGCCCGAGACGCCGCTTCGCGCGCTCAAGCGGTCGTTCTGGTGGGTCCGCAAGACGTTCTTCTCGAAGCCGAAACCCGAGAACCCGGCCGTCGTGGTCGACATGCGCGAAGCCGAGGCGGAGGCGTTTCTCGGCGAACACTTCTTCGAACCCGGGTGGGAGATGTCCTACCACTACCACAACGAAGTCGTGAACGTGCGCCGGGTCCAGCATCTCGACGACCACCCCTCCGGTCTCCCGTGGTGGCAGACCCACATCCGCGGCTACGAGCATCCGAATGGGCTCGAACTCGCGGCCCACTTCGAACCCGAAC contains these protein-coding regions:
- a CDS encoding DNA topoisomerase IV subunit A, which gives rise to MSTQDERARQQLIDLAAEFYDQFARGEVPEMTLPTRTKSNIEYDEESGVWVYGDRTSTRSANSVRGARKLLKATYTIDFLARQLEEGRSSTLRELYYLSESWDAEEAAFSDQDESNQLIEDLEIVSEVTREDFHMRPEESGATLMGSLELREQTRRGEREIHCQKDVGEGGYQIPNNPDTIDFLDHDIDFILCVETGGMRDRLVENGFDTDYDALIVHLKGQPARATRRITKRLHDELDLPVVVFTDGDPWSYRIYGSVAYGSIKSAHLSQYLATPEARFVGIQPEDIVEYDLPTDPLADSDVNALESELEDPRFMTDYWEEQIELQLDIGKKAEQQALASRGLDFVTDEYLPTRLGEMGVL
- a CDS encoding DNA topoisomerase VI subunit B, which codes for MTSFQSTLGEEGGIAEELAENQRAISIAEFFEKNKHMLGFDSGARGLVTAVKEAVDNALDATEEAGIAPDIYVEIAEAGDYYRLIVEDNGPGITKEQVPKVFGKLLYGSRFHKRVQKRGQQGIGISAAVLYSQLTSGKPAKITSRTQGSADAQYFELVVDTDDNEPEVRAEKTTSWDRPHGTRIELEMEANMRARNQLHDYIKHTAVVNPHARVELREPGLDEPLKFERGTDQLPAETEEIRPHPHGVELGTLLKMLTATESYSVSGFLQGEFTRVGGKTATKVCDRFRDEHFGREMAWTTPSPADEADVEDAVLDAVANKSAEATAWFADRVAETVGDRERLAHHELVGVVSNLADAVEEEFDETFGETVRENAVDAAWAELTGPDLLRASLYERVDDATSTQKDDATVQGLADRLADKFAGADDPRHRATRDELAAYVDRSADRIEDAADATVGETARGNVTDAIWGHMRTVPDDPPRVRAIADDRDTASELLEAMRGTDILAPPTDCLSPITADLVEAGLRKEFEADFFAASTRDAEVHGGDPFIVEAGIAYGGDLEHEGSVDVMRFANRVPLVYQRGACAITDVVKGIGWRNYGLDQPGGSGLPSGPAVIMVHVASTNVPFTSESKDAVANVPEIEDEVELAIREAARELKSYLNRRRSLEKRRKKQDVLGRILPEMADKLAAVTGRERPNIDGALGRIMNNVMVERSVEDGTVTLAVRNHSDRAETLDLTDIVSTEPATVSDGASVVDMDGEWFVQWSPSVSAGETATLTYEVSEETTFDVDVGGVESEKLTVNA